A window from Embleya scabrispora encodes these proteins:
- a CDS encoding ADP-ribosylglycohydrolase family protein, with amino-acid sequence MDITQRAAGAVVGSAVGDALGAPFEFGLPGGFGTRFPQAPPGSSRAEARYANEMCGGGGWDAGEATDDTQMAVHVAYSLLERGELDPPDIFDRFRRWARSEPKDIGLQTEDVLTNGLPWDLAAGVHFQTTGRAAGNGSLMRATTPAVWFAADGRTATMAAARRIAALTHGDRAAWEGTAIFHELLRVALDGDDPAAALPPTLDEVHPDHRDRYAVVLSPTWHPADATEFNGAVWPCLGSAVWALRTTTSYEHALRAAVDLGGDTDTVGAVTGALAGAVYGLAAIPTRWTDRLHVPIPGSAGEVLRQADLLRLSHDLLNRTPRDSPTPPVS; translated from the coding sequence ATGGACATCACCCAGCGCGCCGCCGGGGCCGTCGTCGGCTCGGCGGTCGGGGACGCGCTGGGCGCGCCCTTCGAGTTCGGCCTTCCGGGCGGCTTCGGCACCCGGTTTCCCCAGGCCCCGCCCGGGAGTTCGCGGGCCGAGGCACGCTACGCGAACGAGATGTGCGGTGGCGGCGGTTGGGACGCGGGCGAGGCCACGGACGACACCCAGATGGCCGTGCACGTGGCGTACTCCCTCCTGGAACGCGGTGAATTGGACCCGCCCGACATCTTCGACCGCTTTCGCCGCTGGGCCCGTTCCGAACCCAAGGACATCGGTCTCCAGACCGAGGACGTACTCACCAACGGCCTGCCCTGGGACCTCGCCGCCGGCGTGCACTTCCAGACCACCGGACGCGCGGCCGGCAACGGCTCGCTGATGCGCGCGACCACCCCCGCCGTCTGGTTCGCGGCCGACGGCCGTACCGCCACCATGGCCGCCGCCCGCCGCATCGCCGCGCTGACCCACGGCGACCGCGCGGCGTGGGAGGGCACCGCGATCTTCCACGAGCTGCTGCGGGTGGCCCTGGACGGCGACGACCCGGCGGCCGCGCTGCCCCCGACCCTCGACGAGGTACACCCCGACCATCGCGACCGCTACGCCGTCGTGCTGTCTCCGACCTGGCATCCCGCCGACGCCACCGAGTTCAACGGCGCGGTCTGGCCCTGCCTCGGCTCGGCGGTCTGGGCGCTGCGGACGACGACGTCGTACGAACACGCCCTGCGCGCCGCCGTCGACCTCGGCGGCGACACCGACACGGTCGGCGCGGTCACCGGGGCGCTCGCCGGCGCGGTATACGGCCTCGCGGCCATCCCGACCCGCTGGACCGACCGGCTGCATGTACCGATCCCGGGCTCGGCCGGCGAAGTCCTGCGCCAGGCCGACCTGTTGCGCCTGTCCCACGACCTGCTGAACCGTACGCCGCGCGACTCGCCGACGCCGCCCGTGAGCTGA
- a CDS encoding MBL fold metallo-hydrolase, translated as MTGINATNEQIAIRVFGGPSALIEYGGLTFLTDPAFDAPGEYPVGDGRVLTKTAPASVDPADLGPIDVVLLSHDQHPDNLDHSGRALLADVPLVLTTPGGAGRLGGTARPLAPWATIEVPRPDGGTVTVTATPAQHGPDGCEPITGEVVGFVLTAADLPTVYVSGDNASLPVVEKIAARVGPVDTAVLFAGAARTPLFDGALLTLDSAQAAEAAAILGARRVVPVHFDSWGHFTEGRAALVEAFTAAGLIDRLQLA; from the coding sequence GTGACCGGTATCAATGCGACCAACGAGCAGATCGCCATTCGGGTCTTCGGCGGCCCCTCCGCCCTGATCGAGTACGGCGGCCTCACGTTCCTCACCGACCCCGCCTTCGACGCCCCCGGCGAGTACCCCGTCGGCGACGGCCGCGTCCTCACCAAGACCGCCCCGGCCTCGGTCGACCCGGCCGACCTGGGCCCGATCGACGTGGTCCTGCTCTCCCACGACCAACACCCGGACAACCTCGACCACTCCGGCCGCGCGCTGCTCGCCGACGTCCCGCTCGTACTGACCACCCCGGGCGGCGCGGGCCGACTCGGCGGCACCGCCCGCCCGCTGGCCCCGTGGGCGACGATCGAGGTCCCCCGCCCCGACGGCGGCACCGTGACCGTCACGGCCACCCCCGCCCAGCACGGTCCGGACGGCTGCGAGCCGATCACCGGCGAGGTCGTGGGCTTCGTCCTGACCGCCGCCGACCTCCCGACCGTCTACGTCAGCGGCGACAACGCGTCCCTGCCCGTGGTCGAGAAGATCGCGGCCCGCGTCGGCCCGGTCGACACGGCCGTGCTCTTCGCCGGCGCCGCCCGCACCCCGCTGTTCGACGGCGCCCTGCTCACCCTGGACAGCGCCCAGGCCGCCGAGGCCGCCGCCATCCTCGGCGCGCGCCGAGTCGTCCCGGTCCACTTCGACAGCTGGGGCCACTTCACGGAGGGCCGCGCCGCCCTCGTC
- a CDS encoding haloacid dehalogenase-like hydrolase: MPHVPSPPRPVAVFDLDGTLVRGDTFTHFTRALLRRSPWRAVAATLCVPILAPLYALHPTRRRAFALLLRLATIGLPPHRFAALATEFAAERASDGNRIPHTVDRARAHLAAGDRVVIATSCAEPLAAAICRELGLAPVDVIASRLTASRTGMRPLPACRGVRKVERIRAAGITGPITHAYTDSSVDLPLLTTAAHRYLIDPSPAHLTRIHTHLGPTYVVLRSPGPSEPGAPPAPPTPPAP; the protein is encoded by the coding sequence GTGCCCCACGTCCCATCCCCTCCCCGCCCCGTCGCCGTCTTCGATCTCGACGGCACCCTCGTCCGAGGCGACACCTTCACCCATTTCACCCGCGCGCTGCTGCGCCGATCCCCTTGGCGCGCCGTCGCCGCGACCCTGTGCGTACCGATACTCGCCCCCCTGTACGCCCTCCACCCCACCCGTCGCCGCGCCTTCGCCCTGCTCCTCCGACTCGCCACCATCGGGCTGCCCCCGCACCGATTCGCGGCGCTCGCAACGGAGTTCGCCGCCGAACGCGCATCCGACGGCAACCGAATCCCGCACACCGTCGACCGCGCCCGAGCGCACCTCGCCGCCGGCGATCGTGTGGTGATCGCGACGTCCTGCGCCGAACCCCTCGCCGCCGCCATCTGCCGCGAACTCGGCCTGGCCCCGGTGGACGTGATCGCCTCCCGGCTGACCGCGAGCCGCACCGGCATGCGGCCGCTGCCGGCGTGCCGGGGCGTCCGCAAGGTCGAGCGGATCCGCGCGGCCGGCATCACCGGCCCGATCACCCATGCCTACACGGACAGTTCCGTCGACCTCCCCCTGCTGACCACCGCCGCCCACCGCTATCTCATCGACCCCTCCCCCGCCCACCTCACCCGGATCCACACCCACCTCGGCCCCACCTACGTGGTGCTGCGCTCCCCCGGACCGTCCGAACCAGGCGCACCGCCCGCGCCGCCCACGCCGCCCGCGCCGTAG
- a CDS encoding LysR family transcriptional regulator, which produces MDLDAVRTFVAVVDAGRFRDAAAELSVTQQAVSKRVAALEKSLGVRLFTRTAQGAKLTVDGQAFLPHARDVVRAEARAVASVAPGHRPLRIDVIGRRLAPAGRLGEFHRAHPGLELDVVTLFDADAAIAGIRAGTIDASFRAVTMPGRRLPDDIRATRAFAEPIELLTGPDHELAGARAVTPADLAGHRIWMPGIVAGTEWAAYYDALAATFGLTIEVTGPDFGTEPLLDTIADSRTLATLVGEQTRLVWPADQGLRRIPVRAPTPIYPHSLLSHRDSPHPTVTMLRTHLHTRRPTDPDAETWTPAWARWPRQTRNTASTPG; this is translated from the coding sequence GTGGATCTCGATGCCGTTCGGACCTTCGTCGCCGTCGTGGATGCGGGGAGGTTTCGGGACGCCGCCGCCGAGTTGTCGGTCACCCAGCAGGCGGTGTCCAAGCGGGTCGCCGCGCTGGAGAAGTCCCTGGGCGTACGGCTGTTCACCCGCACCGCGCAAGGCGCGAAGCTCACCGTCGACGGGCAGGCGTTTCTGCCGCACGCCCGCGACGTCGTTCGGGCCGAGGCGCGGGCGGTGGCCTCCGTAGCCCCCGGTCACCGCCCCCTGCGCATCGACGTGATCGGTCGGCGCCTCGCCCCCGCCGGGCGACTGGGCGAATTCCATCGGGCGCACCCCGGGCTCGAACTCGACGTGGTGACGCTCTTCGACGCCGACGCGGCCATCGCCGGCATCCGGGCCGGGACGATCGACGCGTCCTTCCGTGCCGTCACCATGCCGGGCCGGCGACTCCCCGACGACATCCGGGCCACCCGCGCCTTCGCCGAGCCCATCGAGTTGCTCACGGGACCGGACCACGAGTTGGCCGGCGCCCGCGCGGTCACCCCCGCCGACCTCGCCGGGCACCGGATTTGGATGCCCGGCATCGTGGCCGGAACCGAGTGGGCCGCCTACTACGACGCGCTCGCCGCGACATTCGGCCTCACCATCGAGGTCACCGGCCCCGACTTCGGCACCGAGCCCTTGCTCGACACGATCGCCGACTCCCGGACCCTGGCCACCTTGGTCGGCGAACAGACCCGCCTGGTGTGGCCCGCCGATCAGGGCCTACGCCGCATCCCCGTACGGGCGCCGACCCCGATCTACCCCCACTCCCTGCTCTCCCACCGCGACAGCCCACACCCGACGGTCACGATGCTCCGTACGCACCTCCACACCCGCCGCCCCACCGACCCCGACGCCGAAACCTGGACCCCGGCGTGGGCAAGGTGGCCGCGCCAAACCCGGAACACGGCCTCGACGCCGGGGTGA
- a CDS encoding CGNR zinc finger domain-containing protein — translation MKETAPVDPADPAADRAADPAARPARSGPPLAPGAERYLALDLANSDLAFPGGRDVDLLGTPESAREWLITRELAPAETVLYDVCAGRLRALRDAVRALLSARVEDVVAPADAVRAVNDALTGAPSAALLHWDDVRGPYRAQAHPIDQIVNHAIAVLAADAADLLTAPDAARLTPCGATPCRRFLVRTHASRQWCSTRCGDRVRAARAYARRTQGKAD, via the coding sequence ATGAAGGAGACCGCGCCGGTCGATCCCGCCGACCCCGCCGCCGATCGCGCCGCCGACCCGGCCGCCCGTCCCGCGCGCTCGGGCCCGCCGCTCGCGCCGGGTGCGGAGCGATACCTGGCCCTGGACCTGGCGAACAGCGATCTCGCCTTCCCCGGCGGCCGGGACGTGGATCTGCTCGGCACGCCCGAGTCGGCGAGGGAGTGGCTGATCACGCGCGAGCTGGCACCGGCGGAGACCGTGCTCTACGACGTGTGCGCGGGACGCCTGCGGGCGCTTCGCGACGCGGTGCGAGCGCTGCTGTCGGCTCGGGTCGAGGATGTGGTGGCGCCCGCCGACGCGGTACGCGCCGTCAACGACGCGCTCACCGGCGCGCCGTCGGCCGCGCTGCTGCACTGGGACGACGTACGGGGCCCGTATCGCGCCCAGGCGCATCCGATCGACCAGATCGTCAACCACGCGATCGCCGTGCTGGCCGCCGACGCCGCAGACCTGCTGACCGCGCCCGACGCAGCACGGCTCACCCCGTGCGGCGCCACCCCCTGCCGCCGCTTCCTGGTCCGTACGCACGCGTCCCGGCAGTGGTGCTCGACGCGATGCGGCGACCGGGTCCGGGCAGCGCGGGCCTACGCGCGTCGGACCCAGGGCAAGGCGGACTAG
- a CDS encoding MFS transporter: MAGGPGLGRGFGWLWGAYAVSAYGTAFGFGAFPLIAVLVLHSGPAQVAVLAAAGRVVGAVIAVPLGPWVEFRRKRSVMVAMDLVRFAALTSVPVAFAFGLLSFVQLLVVSVVVAAADIAFKAASGAYLKSLLPPADLLVANSRFESTSWTAITVGPPLGGAAIGYFGPVTTVMADAVSYLLSALGIRAIGGTESPPERTGASRLRAGDLLDGWSYILGHPVLRPLFFNTVVVNGLIMAGEPLLAVLLLGPLRFEPWQYGLMFAAPCVGGLVGARSARRLVARFGRREVLLVSGMLRACWPVGLAFVRPGVSGMVLVVVLQFGLVACCGVFNPVQATYRLEHTDPGRVARTLTAWSVGSTASIAVLTASAGVLAAAAGTRTAIAVAGMLLLATPLLLPRCEMPQAGEVVEPALREAADQASHEAGDRVPGSLAPDRAASDHASSEGKTST, translated from the coding sequence ATGGCGGGTGGGCCGGGGTTGGGGCGCGGGTTCGGGTGGCTCTGGGGGGCCTATGCCGTCAGTGCGTATGGGACGGCGTTCGGATTTGGGGCGTTTCCGCTGATTGCGGTGCTGGTGTTGCACTCGGGGCCGGCTCAGGTGGCGGTGTTGGCGGCTGCCGGGCGGGTGGTGGGGGCGGTGATCGCGGTGCCGCTCGGGCCCTGGGTGGAGTTTCGGCGCAAGCGGTCGGTCATGGTGGCGATGGACCTGGTCCGGTTCGCGGCGCTGACGAGCGTTCCGGTCGCGTTTGCGTTCGGCCTGCTGAGCTTTGTACAACTTCTCGTGGTTTCGGTGGTCGTGGCCGCCGCCGATATCGCGTTCAAGGCGGCGAGCGGGGCGTATCTGAAGTCGCTGCTGCCGCCGGCCGACCTGCTCGTTGCGAACAGCCGCTTCGAGTCCACGAGTTGGACCGCCATCACGGTCGGGCCGCCGCTCGGTGGGGCCGCGATCGGGTACTTCGGTCCGGTGACGACGGTGATGGCCGACGCGGTCAGCTATCTGTTGTCGGCGTTGGGCATTCGCGCCATCGGCGGTACGGAGTCGCCTCCCGAGCGGACCGGCGCGTCGCGGTTGCGGGCCGGTGATCTGCTCGACGGGTGGAGCTACATCCTCGGTCATCCCGTATTGCGGCCGCTGTTCTTCAATACGGTCGTGGTCAACGGATTGATCATGGCCGGTGAACCGCTGCTCGCCGTACTCCTGTTGGGTCCCCTCCGGTTCGAACCGTGGCAGTACGGGCTGATGTTCGCGGCACCGTGTGTGGGTGGGCTGGTCGGTGCGCGGTCGGCGCGGCGACTCGTGGCGCGGTTCGGGCGGCGTGAGGTGTTGCTCGTGTCCGGGATGCTGCGCGCGTGCTGGCCGGTGGGGCTGGCGTTCGTCCGGCCCGGGGTTTCCGGGATGGTGCTCGTTGTCGTGCTTCAGTTCGGCCTGGTGGCCTGTTGTGGTGTGTTCAACCCCGTACAGGCCACCTATCGGTTGGAGCACACCGATCCCGGGCGGGTTGCGCGCACGCTGACCGCGTGGTCGGTCGGCAGTACCGCCTCCATCGCGGTGCTGACCGCGTCGGCGGGCGTGCTGGCCGCCGCCGCGGGAACCCGCACCGCGATCGCCGTCGCCGGGATGCTGCTCCTGGCGACCCCGCTGCTGCTTCCCAGGTGCGAGATGCCCCAGGCCGGTGAAGTCGTCGAACCGGCACTCCGCGAAGCCGCCGACCAGGCATCCCACGAAGCCGGCGATCGGGTGCCGGGAAGCCTGGCTCCCGATCGGGCGGCCAGCGACCACGCATCATCGGAAGGGAAGACCTCCACGTGA